In a single window of the Desulfovibrio mangrovi genome:
- a CDS encoding tetratricopeptide repeat protein gives MKRITTISVAAATIIVMALTGCMGSKQDQGSSMSLKERYHSGKSLLGNERDLTADGKEQNLTKDQADARESFMRGLAYANQGRQELALEQYSRAAMLDPYLMQARYQRGLLFLEKQLPAPALEEFKAVMELSPDFAPGYASTGRVYFLNGLYPEAEKFFNKALEIDPELLDAYDHLGAIHNYNKEYEKALGTFQKAIMLNPNAAYLYNNLGLAYSMLGRDKDAVEAFRKAVMQGAPSSKAYNNMGLALCRLGKYREGLEAFRAASGEAAGWNNLGYFFFLDGQYERAIKSFEKAIELEPTYYERAAENLKRARLAAQFTEGSEGSPARPYTQDDLFAPRPPAVPSNTYPMKPPQVIPTNEPASAPAAKKHTLTKAEPSKPSTSAAQPAKAVATGPKTPEPAQPRASKSYALHVSSFRSRAAAESHAAELHQRNMDARVVSVLIPDKGEWHRVLVNSFTSVDEAKAGLLALQATHPELTDIRVVNAGFFTDTAQASANTAEETAPSTNDTANALPEAAISGQAHAIQNDMKSDTESDATADGASAPAGPATDQMQAADHTPDSQGGVESLRVPAALMLQP, from the coding sequence ATGAAGCGCATAACCACCATATCCGTCGCAGCCGCCACCATAATCGTCATGGCGCTTACGGGCTGCATGGGGTCCAAACAGGACCAGGGCTCTTCCATGTCGCTCAAGGAACGCTATCACAGCGGCAAGTCCCTTCTCGGTAACGAACGCGACCTGACCGCCGACGGAAAGGAACAGAACCTGACCAAGGATCAGGCCGATGCGCGTGAAAGCTTCATGCGCGGCCTTGCCTACGCCAATCAGGGCAGACAGGAACTGGCGCTTGAGCAGTACTCCCGTGCGGCCATGCTTGATCCGTACCTGATGCAGGCACGCTACCAGCGCGGCCTCCTTTTTCTGGAAAAGCAACTGCCCGCTCCGGCCCTTGAAGAGTTCAAGGCAGTCATGGAGCTCAGCCCGGACTTCGCTCCCGGTTATGCATCAACGGGCCGTGTATACTTCCTGAACGGTCTCTATCCCGAAGCTGAAAAATTCTTCAACAAGGCGCTGGAGATTGACCCCGAACTGCTGGATGCCTACGACCACCTTGGCGCCATCCATAATTACAACAAGGAATACGAAAAGGCGCTGGGCACCTTCCAGAAGGCGATCATGCTCAATCCCAACGCAGCCTACCTGTACAACAACCTCGGCCTCGCCTACTCCATGCTTGGTCGGGACAAGGATGCCGTTGAAGCATTCCGCAAGGCTGTCATGCAGGGTGCCCCTTCATCCAAGGCATATAACAACATGGGTCTTGCCCTGTGCCGTCTCGGCAAGTACCGCGAAGGGCTGGAAGCCTTCCGTGCCGCCAGCGGCGAAGCTGCAGGTTGGAACAACCTCGGCTACTTCTTCTTCCTCGACGGACAGTACGAACGCGCCATCAAGAGCTTTGAAAAGGCCATTGAACTGGAACCCACCTACTATGAACGCGCCGCTGAAAATCTGAAGCGCGCCCGGCTTGCCGCCCAGTTCACGGAAGGTTCCGAGGGCTCTCCGGCACGCCCCTACACGCAGGACGACCTGTTCGCACCGCGTCCGCCTGCAGTTCCCTCCAACACCTATCCAATGAAGCCTCCGCAGGTCATACCCACAAATGAGCCTGCATCAGCACCTGCCGCCAAGAAACACACCCTGACTAAGGCTGAACCGTCCAAGCCCAGCACTTCTGCCGCGCAACCGGCCAAGGCCGTGGCAACCGGACCCAAAACGCCGGAACCTGCACAGCCCCGCGCCAGCAAATCATATGCGCTGCACGTAAGCTCCTTCCGTTCACGCGCAGCAGCCGAATCGCACGCTGCAGAACTGCACCAACGCAACATGGATGCCCGCGTAGTCAGCGTACTCATCCCTGACAAGGGAGAGTGGCACCGTGTGCTCGTGAATTCCTTTACCTCTGTGGATGAAGCAAAGGCCGGACTGCTTGCCCTGCAGGCAACCCACCCCGAACTTACCGACATCCGCGTGGTGAATGCCGGTTTCTTCACCGATACCGCACAGGCTTCAGCCAACACTGCTGAAGAAACCGCTCCCTCAACCAATGATACGGCAAATGCGCTGCCCGAAGCTGCCATTTCAGGACAGGCGCACGCCATTCAGAATGACATGAAGTCCGATACCGAATCCGACGCCACTGCAGACGGGGCCTCCGCCCCTGCCGGTCCTGCCACCGACCAGATGCAAGCCGCGGACCACACGCCTGACTCCCAAGGAGGCGTAGAGTCCCTGCGCGTTCCCGCAGCTCTTATGCTTCAGCCTTAA
- a CDS encoding CpaF family protein: protein MSLLARLNRTTRKSPSVDDAVPAADATPVREQRPAQPAQPLRLRDEQKQDSILIEPEDGHALLDLHELVLDDVTPEAQAPEKPDTAMAAASLASSAKSAASRTNAPTTHPVSRTASMPEARETTSNQNAARAGILPPQSRVEPRSPTTQVAARLAEAKSRTQDQARAAQPQQAAPKPAPSAPVAAPAGNGNEETHDEGYYLIKAQIHERLIELLDLSAVESLPPAKLREEISRLVEKLLREEFRQAPLNGRERRGIIKEIQDEVLGLGPLEPLLQDPTVSDILVNNYRMVYVERHGKLQKVQTRFKDDNHLRKIIDRIVAMVGRRVDEASPMVDARLMDGSRVNAIIPPLALDGPSLSIRRFSKDPLELADLINFKALTPEIGKVLEGIVKARLNIIVSGGTGSGKTTMLNCLSRFVPHDERIVTIEDAAELQLKQDHVVRLETRPANIEGTGEVNARDLVKNCLRMRPDRIIVGEVRSSEVLDMLQAMNTGHDGSLTTIHANNPRDCLMRLETMVAMSGLNIASNSLKRYISSAVDVIIQVNRLSDGSRKLTSLQEVTGMEGDAITMQEIFAFKQTGLDENRKVVGKFVCSGIRPKFSERLLAQGIELDPSLFDPSLGNA, encoded by the coding sequence ATGTCGTTGTTAGCCAGACTCAACCGCACTACCCGCAAGTCTCCTTCTGTTGACGATGCAGTACCCGCCGCAGACGCAACTCCCGTCCGTGAGCAACGTCCTGCGCAGCCAGCTCAGCCCCTCAGACTCCGCGATGAACAGAAGCAGGACAGCATCTTAATCGAACCGGAAGACGGCCACGCACTTCTTGATCTGCACGAGTTGGTGCTTGATGACGTAACCCCCGAGGCACAGGCTCCCGAAAAGCCCGATACGGCCATGGCAGCCGCGTCCCTCGCGTCATCAGCCAAGTCCGCAGCTTCCCGCACCAACGCTCCCACCACTCATCCCGTGAGCAGGACTGCCTCCATGCCGGAAGCCCGCGAAACCACCTCAAACCAGAACGCTGCCCGCGCCGGCATCCTGCCCCCCCAGTCCAGGGTGGAACCGAGATCTCCCACCACACAGGTTGCCGCGCGCCTGGCAGAGGCCAAGAGCAGGACGCAGGATCAAGCTCGTGCAGCCCAGCCCCAGCAAGCCGCACCCAAGCCTGCGCCTTCCGCACCCGTGGCCGCACCTGCGGGCAACGGCAACGAAGAGACGCACGATGAAGGCTACTACCTCATCAAGGCACAAATTCATGAACGTCTCATCGAACTGCTCGACCTTTCCGCCGTGGAATCCCTGCCCCCGGCCAAGCTGCGCGAAGAGATAAGCCGTCTGGTAGAAAAGCTGCTGCGCGAAGAATTCCGTCAGGCCCCCCTGAACGGGCGCGAACGTCGCGGCATCATCAAGGAAATTCAGGACGAAGTACTCGGCCTCGGCCCTCTGGAACCCCTGCTGCAGGACCCCACGGTTTCCGATATTCTGGTGAACAACTACCGGATGGTCTACGTGGAACGGCACGGCAAGCTGCAGAAGGTGCAGACCCGATTCAAGGATGACAACCACCTGCGCAAGATCATCGACCGCATCGTGGCCATGGTCGGCCGCCGTGTGGACGAAGCTTCGCCCATGGTGGACGCACGCCTCATGGACGGCTCACGCGTAAACGCCATCATCCCTCCGCTGGCGCTGGACGGCCCGAGCCTGTCCATACGACGTTTCTCGAAAGACCCGCTCGAACTGGCGGACCTCATCAACTTCAAAGCTCTGACTCCCGAGATCGGCAAGGTGCTGGAAGGCATCGTCAAGGCCCGCCTTAACATCATCGTTTCAGGCGGTACCGGTTCCGGTAAGACCACCATGCTGAACTGCCTTTCCCGCTTCGTGCCCCACGATGAACGTATCGTTACCATCGAGGACGCGGCGGAACTGCAGCTCAAGCAGGATCACGTGGTGCGCCTGGAAACCCGCCCCGCCAACATCGAAGGAACGGGCGAAGTGAATGCCCGCGATCTGGTCAAGAACTGTCTGCGTATGCGCCCCGACCGCATCATCGTGGGCGAAGTACGTTCCAGCGAAGTGCTGGACATGCTGCAGGCCATGAACACGGGCCATGACGGCTCCCTCACCACCATCCACGCCAACAACCCGCGAGACTGTCTGATGCGTCTTGAAACCATGGTGGCCATGTCCGGCCTGAACATCGCCAGCAATTCGCTCAAGCGCTACATATCCTCCGCCGTGGACGTGATCATTCAGGTGAACCGCCTCTCCGATGGCTCTCGTAAGCTCACGAGTCTGCAGGAAGTGACAGGCATGGAAGGCGACGCCATCACCATGCAGGAAATTTTCGCCTTCAAACAGACCGGCCTTGACGAAAACCGCAAGGTTGTCGGCAAGTTCGTCTGTTCCGGCATCCGGCCCAAGTTCTCCGAACGCCTGCTCGCGCAGGGTATCGAACTTGACCCGAGCCTCTTCGACCCCTCTCTGGGCAATGCATAA
- a CDS encoding type II secretion system F family protein codes for MGTIAIISGIAILGLFVLYIGMMNLLFARKRSQKELVRRRMERLRAAMDKTEDISIERHYSMSSVPWLHRFLSTQEWSRKWESVREQAQVDVNLGTLVLISGVGALAMWFVMQFVTDHFLMRPIPSLLFAYAPFGWLRRRQAKRMAHFHRQLPDALDLIARALKAGHAFTQGLRMVAEEMPDPIGPEFAKTLDEVNFGIAMDVALANLINRVDCPDLKFFVVSVNIQRETGGNLSEIVGNIARLVRERFKFNGRVRTLAAEGKLTAYVLFALPFAVGVVINLINADYMSLLYTTPEGKFMLTNALIQMGLGALFLKKLITIKV; via the coding sequence ATGGGAACCATAGCCATCATATCCGGCATAGCCATCCTCGGCCTCTTCGTCCTGTATATCGGGATGATGAACCTGCTGTTCGCGCGCAAGCGTTCACAGAAGGAACTGGTGCGCCGTCGTATGGAACGCCTGCGCGCCGCCATGGACAAGACCGAAGACATCAGCATTGAACGTCACTACAGCATGTCTTCCGTACCGTGGCTGCACCGCTTCCTTTCCACGCAGGAATGGTCGCGCAAGTGGGAGTCCGTGCGTGAACAGGCACAGGTAGACGTCAACCTCGGCACGCTGGTGCTCATCAGCGGCGTGGGCGCTTTGGCCATGTGGTTCGTCATGCAGTTCGTCACCGACCATTTCCTCATGCGCCCCATTCCCTCCCTGCTCTTTGCCTATGCGCCTTTCGGCTGGCTGCGCCGTCGTCAGGCCAAGCGCATGGCCCACTTCCACCGCCAGTTGCCGGACGCCCTCGACCTTATCGCCCGCGCGCTCAAGGCTGGTCATGCCTTCACGCAGGGCCTGCGCATGGTGGCAGAAGAAATGCCCGACCCTATTGGCCCCGAGTTTGCCAAAACCCTTGATGAAGTGAATTTCGGCATCGCCATGGACGTGGCGCTGGCCAACCTCATCAACCGCGTTGACTGCCCCGACCTGAAGTTCTTTGTGGTTTCCGTGAACATCCAGCGTGAAACGGGCGGCAACCTTTCGGAAATCGTGGGCAACATCGCCCGCCTGGTCCGCGAACGCTTCAAGTTCAACGGCCGCGTGCGCACCCTTGCAGCGGAAGGTAAACTTACCGCCTACGTCCTCTTTGCCCTGCCCTTTGCCGTGGGTGTGGTCATTAACCTGATCAACGCCGACTACATGAGCCTTCTCTACACCACGCCCGAAGGCAAGTTCATGCTCACGAACGCACTCATCCAGATGGGCCTCGGGGCGCTGTTCCTGAAAAAGCTCATCACCATCAAGGTATAG
- a CDS encoding vWA domain-containing protein — translation MKGLHTILQRFYCDEHGGTAAILAVLIPVILGVSALALDSALLFTSHSRLQAATDAAALAGSLELPYDPNMTLGKVSAAATDYLNRNYAESEVVSIAPGPLSRSVQVNTQATVPLLLMPVLGIKDRLIKATATAGFNKLEVVFVIDNSGSMKGTPINETNAAASKLVDLIMPDGLKTSVKAGLVPFRGKVHVPVNVDGIEDGCRNADGTLSPDLNAEYYKTQYRYPSDSRLRVSMDTCDVIPRTQGLTNDKTVILSAIAKQNALGSGSGTVISEGLKWGRHVLTKEAPYTEASDDPEMRKILILLTDGDTEDGKCGGSYATSYTPNNYWTNAFYGMLDMNSHCENGGKLNQYALEEAAAAKAAGVEIFTIRFGVSDTVDVDIMKAIASSSPGTTDHYFDAPSAYDLDDVFMRIGRQLGWRLLN, via the coding sequence ATGAAAGGACTGCACACCATACTGCAGCGATTCTATTGCGACGAGCACGGGGGAACGGCGGCCATTCTTGCGGTACTCATACCGGTCATACTCGGTGTTTCCGCACTGGCGCTTGACTCCGCCCTGCTGTTCACGTCCCATTCCCGACTCCAGGCGGCAACAGATGCTGCCGCTCTGGCCGGAAGCCTTGAACTGCCCTACGACCCGAACATGACGCTGGGCAAGGTTTCCGCTGCAGCCACTGACTACCTTAACCGCAACTACGCCGAATCGGAGGTGGTCTCCATTGCCCCCGGCCCTCTTTCCCGTTCGGTACAGGTCAACACGCAGGCGACTGTTCCCCTGCTGCTTATGCCCGTACTCGGCATCAAGGACCGCCTCATCAAGGCAACGGCAACGGCCGGGTTCAACAAGCTTGAAGTGGTGTTCGTCATCGACAACTCCGGTTCCATGAAGGGCACGCCCATCAACGAAACCAACGCCGCAGCCAGCAAGCTGGTCGACCTGATCATGCCTGACGGCCTGAAGACCTCCGTGAAGGCAGGCCTTGTTCCCTTCCGCGGCAAGGTGCACGTTCCCGTGAATGTGGACGGCATCGAAGATGGATGCCGCAATGCGGACGGCACCCTCAGCCCCGACCTGAACGCGGAATACTACAAGACCCAGTATCGTTACCCCAGCGACTCCAGACTGCGCGTCAGCATGGACACCTGCGATGTCATTCCCCGTACGCAGGGACTCACCAACGACAAGACCGTCATCCTTTCCGCCATTGCCAAACAGAATGCACTGGGCAGCGGTTCCGGTACGGTCATCTCTGAAGGGCTCAAGTGGGGACGCCACGTGCTGACCAAGGAAGCCCCGTATACCGAAGCTTCCGACGATCCGGAAATGCGCAAGATCCTCATCCTGCTCACGGACGGTGATACGGAAGACGGCAAGTGCGGCGGTAGCTATGCCACCAGCTACACTCCCAACAACTACTGGACCAACGCCTTCTACGGCATGCTGGACATGAATTCCCACTGTGAAAACGGCGGCAAGCTCAACCAGTATGCCCTTGAGGAAGCGGCTGCGGCCAAGGCGGCTGGCGTCGAAATCTTCACCATCCGCTTCGGGGTTTCGGACACCGTTGACGTGGACATCATGAAGGCCATCGCCTCTTCATCGCCCGGCACCACGGACCATTACTTCGACGCACCGTCGGCATACGACCTTGACGATGTGTTCATGCGCATCGGACGCCAGCTCGGCTGGCGGCTTCTCAACTGA
- a CDS encoding TadE/TadG family type IV pilus assembly protein: MKRFRTSEHGMAAVEIALLLPVLAIILYVLVEGANTLHDYSTISEASRSAARQVVISGDTSVATSVVNSLVTELPIDALTTTTVLGDNGKSVCVEVRYAYRSFFNANSNENGPLPSFYTLTARTTMPIP; this comes from the coding sequence ATGAAACGATTCCGCACCTCTGAACACGGTATGGCCGCTGTGGAAATAGCCCTGCTCCTGCCTGTGCTGGCCATAATCCTCTATGTACTGGTGGAAGGGGCCAACACCCTGCACGACTATTCAACCATCTCGGAGGCAAGCCGCTCTGCCGCACGGCAGGTGGTCATATCCGGAGATACTTCTGTTGCCACATCCGTCGTGAACTCGCTGGTCACGGAACTGCCCATTGACGCACTCACCACCACGACGGTGCTGGGCGACAACGGCAAGTCCGTCTGCGTCGAAGTCCGCTACGCTTACCGCTCGTTCTTCAACGCAAACAGCAACGAAAACGGCCCGCTTCCCTCCTTCTACACCCTTACGGCACGGACAACGATGCCCATCCCCTAA
- a CDS encoding TadE/TadG family type IV pilus assembly protein — protein MKSIHADTDTGYSLNPLRHARRLLRGDRGISTTEFALALPVLLLLVFGLIETGYLFFASASMDKAAQAGARVAVTGAGADDGTRVELIKNKIMTTLDAFSGKGTISVEVKSFPQSAPGNITTGAGGPCDIVEVNVEYVYASLTPIVGPIFGPSITVHGTDRMVNEPWRVCE, from the coding sequence ATGAAAAGCATACACGCCGATACTGATACCGGATACAGCCTCAACCCGTTGCGGCATGCCCGCCGCCTGCTGCGCGGCGACAGGGGAATAAGCACCACGGAATTCGCACTGGCTCTACCCGTTCTGCTGCTCCTTGTCTTCGGCCTCATTGAAACGGGCTATCTGTTCTTCGCATCCGCCTCCATGGACAAGGCGGCGCAGGCCGGAGCCCGCGTCGCAGTGACCGGAGCGGGAGCAGACGACGGCACCCGCGTAGAACTTATCAAAAACAAAATAATGACCACGCTGGACGCCTTTTCCGGCAAGGGAACCATTTCGGTAGAAGTGAAGAGCTTCCCGCAGTCGGCTCCCGGCAACATCACCACGGGGGCCGGTGGCCCCTGTGACATCGTGGAAGTTAACGTGGAGTATGTCTACGCCTCGCTCACCCCCATCGTCGGGCCCATTTTCGGCCCATCGATCACGGTGCACGGGACAGACAGGATGGTCAACGAACCGTGGCGGGTATGCGAATAA
- a CDS encoding type II secretion system F family protein, translating to MNIETYAPLIAAGLASAAVMLFISAIMRMTAGRGRVRKMQQRITNTPQEATAASRGVFGNVVAKAAAGADRIGEHLSPSKKEELEEANLSMVRAGLSNPARANRIFWGVKGGLVLIGLIAASFVFFVLRIPAPPAIMALMFIFPMVVGMYVPNIWLHLRTSGRRTAITNALPDALDLLVVCVESGMGLDQALSRIAREMSFTNPELAGELNTVILELRAGKTRTDALKNLARRVGIEDMNSLVTLIVQADTFGTSIATTLRVYSDHMRTTRYQRAEEIAAKLPVKMLFPLIFFILPALFVAIMGPAGIQLMRVFQQL from the coding sequence ATGAATATTGAAACATACGCACCCCTTATCGCCGCCGGACTCGCCTCCGCAGCCGTCATGCTGTTTATCTCCGCCATCATGCGTATGACCGCGGGCAGAGGCCGCGTGCGCAAGATGCAGCAGCGAATCACCAACACCCCGCAGGAAGCCACGGCTGCTTCCCGCGGCGTCTTCGGCAACGTGGTCGCCAAGGCCGCGGCCGGAGCGGACCGCATAGGCGAACACCTTTCCCCCAGCAAGAAGGAAGAGCTGGAAGAAGCCAATCTTTCCATGGTCCGTGCGGGTCTCAGCAACCCGGCACGCGCCAACCGCATTTTCTGGGGCGTGAAGGGCGGCCTCGTACTCATAGGCCTTATCGCTGCATCCTTCGTCTTCTTCGTCCTGCGCATACCCGCGCCCCCGGCGATCATGGCCCTGATGTTCATCTTCCCCATGGTGGTGGGTATGTACGTTCCCAACATCTGGCTGCATTTGCGCACCTCGGGCCGTCGCACCGCCATCACCAACGCCCTGCCCGACGCACTGGACCTGCTGGTAGTGTGCGTGGAATCCGGCATGGGACTTGATCAGGCACTGAGCCGCATCGCCCGCGAAATGAGCTTCACCAACCCCGAACTGGCAGGCGAGCTTAACACAGTCATCCTTGAGCTGCGCGCAGGCAAGACCCGCACGGACGCCCTCAAGAACCTCGCCCGCCGCGTGGGCATCGAAGACATGAACAGCCTTGTAACCCTTATCGTACAGGCGGATACCTTCGGCACCAGCATCGCCACCACCCTGCGCGTCTACTCGGACCACATGCGGACCACGCGCTACCAGCGGGCCGAAGAAATTGCCGCCAAGCTGCCGGTAAAGATGCTTTTTCCGCTCATATTCTTCATTCTGCCTGCCCTGTTCGTGGCCATCATGGGTCCTGCGGGCATCCAACTCATGCGCGTATTCCAACAACTTTAG